A region of Planctomycetota bacterium DNA encodes the following proteins:
- a CDS encoding MBL fold metallo-hydrolase, producing the protein MSTPADSNGRGGPWARMVDMAAAAARSSTRRYPRELLASMRELREGAALRVEHPHADASLGGVWLGHSTVLLRIGRSWVLTDPVFSERIGVRVGGRTFGLGRLAPTFDLGTLPPVDLILVSHAHFDHLDRPTLAKLVSPRTRVITAERTGALIPGGFEGVHELRWNDEVRAGDLVIRAMRPAHWGARTAFDRQRGFNSYVIDAPDHRRRVLFSGDTAHTRAFERVGGADLTIFGIGAYDPWEHAHATPEQAWDMHRLAGGERFMPMHHSTFPLSDEPAGEPLRRLIAAAGAAGPTVVGENLGKAWHAA; encoded by the coding sequence GTGAGCACGCCGGCGGACAGCAATGGTCGGGGCGGGCCCTGGGCGCGGATGGTGGACATGGCCGCCGCCGCCGCCCGGTCGTCGACGCGCCGCTACCCGCGGGAACTTCTGGCGTCGATGCGCGAGCTCCGCGAAGGGGCGGCGTTGCGCGTCGAGCACCCGCACGCGGACGCCAGCCTCGGGGGCGTGTGGCTCGGACATTCGACCGTGCTGCTGCGCATCGGGCGATCGTGGGTGCTGACCGACCCGGTGTTCTCGGAGCGCATCGGCGTACGCGTGGGCGGGCGGACGTTCGGGCTGGGGAGGTTGGCGCCGACGTTTGATCTCGGCACACTCCCGCCCGTCGACCTGATCCTCGTCAGCCACGCGCACTTTGATCACCTCGACCGTCCGACGCTGGCGAAGCTCGTCTCGCCGCGCACGCGGGTGATTACGGCGGAGCGGACCGGTGCGCTCATCCCGGGCGGATTTGAGGGCGTGCACGAGCTGCGGTGGAACGACGAAGTTCGGGCGGGCGACCTGGTGATCCGGGCCATGCGTCCGGCGCACTGGGGCGCGCGCACCGCGTTCGACCGCCAGCGCGGGTTCAACAGCTACGTGATCGACGCGCCCGACCACCGGCGGCGCGTGCTCTTCAGCGGCGACACCGCCCACACCCGGGCGTTCGAGCGCGTGGGCGGGGCCGACCTCACGATCTTCGGCATCGGCGCGTACGACCCGTGGGAGCACGCGCACGCGACGCCCGAGCAGGCCTGGGACATGCACCGCCTGGCCGGGGGCGAGCGGTTCATGCCCATGCACCACTCGACGTTCCCGCTCAGCGACGAGCCCGCGGGCGAACCCTTGCGCCGGCTGATCGCCGCGGCCGGCGCCGCCGGTCCGACGGTCGTCGGTGAGAACCTGGGCAAGGCGTGGCACGCGGCGTGA
- a CDS encoding S8 family serine peptidase — translation MTQHARAFAVAVGLAFALGARPATALEPNASFLSAPDRPAPLAPALAAAFEERDELKVWVMFVDKGVAPGAAMQAALAGLEATYPARAVERRRLRRSDPGLFDERDLPVHAGYTAQLGALGVRVLRESRWANAASVRVTRVQAEQIAALPFVRSIEPVRWGRGVRPVEVVPAAHSTSGGYGARDMYGRSSAQLAQINLPALHGQGFTGQGVIVGILDTGFRRDHAAFNFPGHVLPVVAEHDFIDDDTNTGPQAGDHPDQHSHGTLILGCIRAYQPNELVGGAYDASVILAKTEDIASETPIEEDNYVAGLEFIEFHGGDLATSSLSYIDWYTQADLDGVTAVTSIAVNVATANGLHCLTAAGNAGHDDNPATSTLGAPADALRVITCGAGRSDGTSSGFTSSGPTADGRVKPEVLARGSGTATVSSSSTTGFALANGTSLSTPLVAAAVACIVQARPTWTVDQMRAAIFSNATDYVATGMTDPLFIRGYGFIDAAATVGPICDPDVNQDGNVDQDDVACLAQVIAGDASCSSGDPDFNQDGNADQDDVESLSQVVGGQACP, via the coding sequence ATGACTCAGCATGCGCGCGCGTTCGCGGTCGCCGTCGGCCTTGCATTCGCCCTGGGGGCCCGCCCCGCGACGGCGCTCGAGCCGAACGCGTCTTTCCTCTCCGCGCCGGACCGTCCGGCGCCGCTAGCGCCGGCGCTCGCGGCGGCCTTTGAGGAGCGCGACGAGCTCAAGGTGTGGGTGATGTTCGTGGACAAGGGCGTCGCGCCGGGTGCGGCGATGCAGGCCGCGCTCGCGGGCCTGGAGGCGACGTACCCGGCCCGCGCGGTCGAGCGTCGGCGGCTGCGCCGCTCTGATCCGGGGCTGTTCGATGAGCGCGACCTGCCGGTGCACGCCGGGTACACGGCGCAGCTCGGGGCGCTGGGCGTGCGGGTGCTGCGCGAGAGCCGCTGGGCGAACGCGGCGAGCGTGCGCGTGACGCGCGTGCAGGCAGAGCAGATCGCGGCGTTGCCGTTCGTGCGGTCGATCGAGCCCGTGCGGTGGGGGCGGGGCGTGCGTCCGGTGGAGGTGGTGCCGGCCGCGCACTCGACCTCCGGCGGGTACGGCGCGCGCGACATGTACGGTCGTTCGTCCGCGCAGCTCGCGCAGATCAACCTGCCCGCGCTGCACGGGCAGGGCTTCACGGGGCAGGGCGTGATCGTCGGGATTCTCGACACCGGCTTCCGGCGCGACCACGCGGCGTTCAACTTCCCCGGGCACGTGCTGCCGGTGGTCGCCGAGCATGACTTCATCGACGACGACACCAACACGGGCCCGCAGGCGGGCGATCACCCCGACCAGCACTCGCACGGCACGCTCATCCTGGGCTGCATCCGCGCGTACCAGCCGAATGAACTCGTCGGCGGCGCGTACGACGCGTCGGTGATCCTCGCGAAGACCGAGGACATCGCCAGCGAGACGCCCATCGAAGAGGACAACTACGTCGCTGGGCTGGAGTTCATCGAGTTCCACGGCGGAGACCTCGCGACGTCCTCGCTCAGCTACATCGACTGGTACACGCAGGCGGACCTGGACGGTGTGACGGCGGTGACGTCGATCGCGGTGAACGTCGCGACGGCGAACGGGCTGCACTGCCTGACCGCCGCGGGCAACGCCGGGCATGACGACAACCCCGCGACGAGCACGCTGGGCGCGCCCGCCGATGCGCTGCGCGTCATCACGTGCGGCGCGGGTCGCTCGGACGGCACGTCGTCGGGGTTCACGTCGTCGGGCCCCACGGCCGACGGACGCGTGAAGCCCGAGGTGCTGGCGCGGGGCTCGGGCACCGCGACGGTGTCGTCCTCCAGCACGACGGGATTCGCGCTGGCGAACGGGACGTCGCTGTCCACGCCGCTGGTCGCCGCGGCGGTCGCGTGCATCGTGCAGGCGCGCCCCACGTGGACGGTGGACCAGATGCGGGCGGCGATCTTCTCGAACGCGACCGACTACGTCGCGACGGGTATGACCGACCCGCTGTTCATCCGCGGGTACGGGTTCATCGACGCCGCCGCGACGGTCGGGCCCATCTGCGATCCGGACGTCAACCAGGACGGCAACGTCGACCAGGACGACGTGGCGTGCCTGGCGCAGGTGATCGCCGGGGACGCGTCGTGCTCGTCGGGCGATCCGGACTTCAACCAGGACGGCAACGCCGACCAGGACGACGTCGAATCGCTCTCGCAGGTGGTCGGCGGGCAGGCGTGCCCGTAA
- the xylB gene encoding xylulokinase: protein MFLGIDIGTSGAKAIVIDREGRIVGRGASTYPRSQPHPGWSEQDPRDWWEGASIAARQALAGVDSTGVRALALSGQMHGLTVIDADESFRAGTRVLNPVRPAILWNDQRCEAQCAEIEAAFGGRLACVRTLGNAPLAGFTLPKLLWLRKHEPDALANPGAFLLPKDYVRFTMTGELATDYGDASGTLMLDMQERRWSDQACALAGIDRRRLPALRESAVNAGILTPWAAGEFGVPRATAAIAGSGDNQAGAVGAGVVKPGDALLSLGTSGVLYVHSDRARFDDRTPGKPGRVHTFFAGDGKGGSPASWCNTGCMLSACASLDWAKRELAPQVPLEALLEEAATAPAGSDGLVFLPHLTGERCPHPSASARGAWVGLTERHTRAHLVRAVLEGVALTMRQILDIMREARATVSRVRVIGGGAKSALWRQIHADAMGVPLVSLESEEGPALGAAILAGVGMGAWPGVREACEVIVREKETTEPTASGTATYEEVLARYKTVYPGLESYCRATAGE, encoded by the coding sequence ATGTTTCTCGGCATCGACATCGGCACGTCGGGCGCAAAGGCGATCGTGATCGACCGCGAGGGGCGGATCGTGGGACGCGGCGCGTCGACGTACCCGCGCTCGCAGCCCCACCCGGGCTGGAGCGAGCAGGACCCGCGCGACTGGTGGGAGGGAGCCTCCATCGCGGCCCGCCAGGCGCTGGCGGGCGTGGATTCAACGGGCGTGCGCGCGCTCGCGCTCTCGGGCCAGATGCACGGGCTGACGGTGATCGACGCGGACGAGAGTTTCCGCGCGGGCACGCGCGTGCTCAACCCCGTCCGCCCGGCCATCCTCTGGAACGACCAGCGCTGCGAGGCGCAGTGCGCGGAGATCGAGGCGGCGTTCGGCGGGCGCCTCGCCTGCGTGCGCACGCTCGGCAACGCGCCGCTCGCGGGGTTCACGCTGCCGAAGCTGCTGTGGCTGCGCAAGCACGAGCCGGACGCGCTCGCGAACCCCGGCGCGTTCCTGCTGCCCAAGGACTACGTGCGATTCACGATGACGGGCGAACTGGCGACCGACTATGGCGACGCCTCGGGCACGCTCATGCTCGACATGCAGGAGCGTCGCTGGTCGGACCAGGCGTGCGCGCTGGCGGGGATCGATCGGCGGCGCCTGCCCGCGCTGCGCGAGAGCGCGGTGAACGCGGGGATTCTGACGCCCTGGGCGGCGGGGGAGTTCGGCGTGCCGCGGGCGACGGCGGCGATCGCCGGCTCGGGCGACAACCAGGCCGGGGCGGTGGGCGCGGGCGTGGTGAAGCCCGGCGACGCGCTGCTCTCGCTGGGCACGAGCGGCGTGCTGTACGTGCACAGCGACCGGGCGCGGTTCGACGATCGCACGCCCGGCAAGCCGGGGCGCGTGCACACGTTCTTCGCGGGCGACGGGAAGGGCGGCTCGCCCGCGTCGTGGTGCAACACGGGGTGCATGCTCTCGGCGTGCGCGAGCCTGGACTGGGCGAAGCGCGAGCTGGCGCCGCAGGTGCCGCTGGAGGCGCTGCTGGAGGAGGCCGCCACCGCGCCGGCGGGGAGCGACGGGCTCGTGTTCCTGCCGCACCTGACGGGCGAGCGCTGCCCGCACCCTTCGGCGAGTGCGCGGGGCGCGTGGGTGGGGCTGACGGAGCGGCACACGCGGGCGCACCTGGTGCGGGCGGTGCTCGAGGGCGTTGCGCTCACGATGCGTCAGATCCTGGACATCATGCGCGAGGCGCGGGCGACGGTGAGCCGCGTGCGGGTGATCGGGGGCGGGGCCAAGTCGGCGCTGTGGCGGCAGATCCACGCCGACGCGATGGGCGTGCCGCTGGTCTCGCTCGAGAGCGAGGAGGGCCCGGCGCTGGGGGCGGCGATCCTGGCGGGCGTCGGCATGGGCGCGTGGCCGGGCGTGCGCGAGGCGTGCGAGGTGATCGTGCGCGAGAAGGAAACCACCGAGCCGACGGCGTCGGGCACCGCGACGTACGAAGAGGTGCTCGCGCGGTACAAGACCGTGTACCCGGGGCTGGAGTCCTACTGCCGGGCGACGGCGGGGGAGTGA
- a CDS encoding PA0069 family radical SAM protein, which yields MADDDFTYRDALAEGPAHRRAAGLNPGNRFEDLRLHVLGEELDRQMIERADADGTRRRVERQVFRDATRTIINRVARTSDVPFDWTINPYRGCEHGCVYCFARQYHEYLGFSCGLDFETKLVAKPDAARLLRDELASPSWKPEPIVMSASTDIYQPIEHTMRLARQCLEVLAECSQPVSTMTKSAMVLRDTDLWATLASKNAGRVIITLVTLDADLAQKLEPRASLPVARLRAIRELTDAGVPVSVNVAPIIPGLTDSEVPAILEAAAKAGALRASYVLLRLPYQIKDLFLDWLSRSVHPERAKKVEAQIRDTRGGKLYDASNARHRGQGPLAEQIAQVFDVFTRRHGLNRDVRPLSGAHFRRPQTGGQLSLFG from the coding sequence ATGGCGGACGACGACTTCACCTACCGCGACGCCCTCGCCGAGGGCCCGGCCCACCGACGCGCCGCCGGCCTCAACCCCGGCAACCGCTTCGAGGACCTCCGCCTGCACGTGCTCGGCGAGGAACTCGACCGCCAGATGATCGAGCGCGCCGACGCCGACGGCACGCGCCGCCGCGTCGAGCGACAGGTCTTCCGCGACGCCACCCGCACCATCATCAACCGCGTCGCCCGCACCTCCGACGTTCCGTTCGATTGGACGATCAACCCGTACCGCGGGTGCGAGCACGGCTGCGTCTACTGCTTCGCACGCCAGTACCACGAGTACCTCGGCTTCAGTTGCGGGCTCGACTTCGAGACCAAGCTCGTCGCCAAGCCCGACGCCGCCCGCCTGCTGCGCGACGAACTCGCGTCGCCCTCCTGGAAGCCCGAGCCCATCGTGATGTCGGCCAGCACCGACATCTACCAGCCGATCGAGCACACCATGCGCCTCGCCCGCCAGTGCCTGGAGGTGCTCGCCGAGTGTTCTCAGCCGGTCTCGACCATGACCAAGAGCGCGATGGTGCTGCGCGACACCGACCTCTGGGCGACGCTCGCCTCCAAGAACGCCGGGCGCGTCATCATCACGCTGGTGACGCTCGACGCGGACCTTGCTCAGAAGCTCGAGCCGCGCGCGTCGCTGCCGGTGGCGCGCCTGCGGGCCATCCGCGAGCTCACCGACGCGGGCGTGCCGGTGAGCGTCAACGTCGCGCCGATCATCCCGGGCCTGACCGACTCGGAAGTGCCCGCGATCCTCGAGGCCGCCGCGAAGGCCGGGGCGCTCCGCGCGTCGTACGTCCTGCTCCGCCTGCCCTACCAGATCAAGGACCTCTTCCTCGACTGGCTCTCGCGATCCGTGCACCCCGAACGCGCGAAGAAAGTCGAAGCACAGATCCGCGACACCCGCGGCGGGAAGCTCTACGACGCCTCGAACGCGCGCCACCGCGGGCAGGGCCCCCTCGCGGAACAGATCGCCCAGGTCTTCGACGTCTTCACGCGGCGGCACGGGCTCAATCGCGACGTCCGCCCGCTCTCGGGCGCACACTTTCGGCGCCCGCAGACCGGCGGGCAGCTCTCGCTCTTCGGCTGA
- a CDS encoding TIM barrel protein, translating into MPLHDLRPQGLRRTPDDLLRHLSTFSLDLRFSAGVWFFSPCPSRFHERYTPVLDLERRLEIAAGLASRGLAAMEAHYPNEINEENVGLWRTFAAQTGVRLLTVIPLLFWDTQFEFGSLSSPVESARRAAIDRTARALALNRELDTDFAVVWPGIDGYENPFGVDFAGMRDRFASGLAEAMDRVPGVRIAFEPKPYEPRGRILYGTTPEGILLARDVERRLGADANRRVLGEGHGLVCMNPEVGHVLMGFEDLAYAFSWPLSEGRLAHTHWNSQPLGNYDQDLNVGVVSPEQTEAGLYALKMHGYVGYFGIDVNPERMPVEVALRNSMDALRAANDRIDALDHEAILFSHRHPARSRGWLEGHLTRARASRPDRLAPLARPC; encoded by the coding sequence ATGCCATTGCACGATCTGAGACCCCAGGGGCTGCGGCGTACGCCGGACGACCTGCTGCGGCACTTGTCGACGTTCTCGCTCGACCTGCGGTTTTCGGCGGGGGTGTGGTTCTTCTCGCCCTGCCCGTCGCGGTTCCACGAGCGGTACACGCCGGTGCTGGATCTGGAACGCCGGCTGGAAATCGCCGCGGGGCTGGCCTCGCGCGGGCTGGCGGCGATGGAGGCGCACTACCCCAACGAGATCAACGAGGAGAACGTGGGGCTGTGGCGGACGTTTGCGGCCCAGACCGGCGTGCGACTGCTGACGGTCATCCCGCTGCTCTTCTGGGACACGCAGTTCGAGTTCGGGTCGCTGTCGAGCCCGGTCGAATCGGCGCGCCGGGCGGCGATCGATCGCACGGCCCGGGCGCTCGCGCTCAACCGCGAGCTCGACACCGATTTCGCGGTGGTGTGGCCCGGCATCGACGGGTACGAGAACCCGTTCGGCGTGGACTTCGCGGGGATGCGCGACCGGTTCGCGTCCGGGCTGGCGGAGGCGATGGACCGTGTGCCGGGCGTGCGGATCGCGTTCGAGCCAAAGCCCTACGAGCCGCGCGGCAGGATCCTCTATGGCACGACGCCCGAGGGCATCTTGCTGGCGCGCGACGTGGAGCGGCGGCTGGGCGCGGACGCCAACCGGCGCGTGCTGGGCGAGGGGCATGGCCTGGTGTGCATGAACCCGGAAGTGGGGCACGTGCTGATGGGCTTTGAGGATCTTGCGTACGCCTTCAGTTGGCCTCTGTCGGAAGGGCGCCTGGCGCACACGCACTGGAACAGCCAGCCGCTGGGCAACTACGACCAGGATCTGAACGTGGGCGTCGTCTCGCCCGAGCAGACGGAGGCGGGGCTGTACGCGCTCAAGATGCACGGGTACGTGGGGTACTTCGGCATCGACGTGAACCCGGAGCGGATGCCGGTGGAGGTGGCGCTGCGCAACTCGATGGACGCGCTGCGCGCCGCGAACGACCGGATCGACGCGCTCGACCACGAGGCGATCCTGTTCAGTCATCGGCACCCGGCGCGAAGCCGCGGGTGGCTGGAGGGGCACCTGACGCGGGCGCGGGCGTCGCGCCCGGACCGGCTGGCGCCGCTTGCGAGGCCCTGCTAG